In one Amaranthus tricolor cultivar Red isolate AtriRed21 chromosome 8, ASM2621246v1, whole genome shotgun sequence genomic region, the following are encoded:
- the LOC130820422 gene encoding uncharacterized protein LOC130820422 has product MVGSGDDDTDYDDSVSQEESVGHDESSGHPVDWTLVRWHTSQFRTRGHSTAGTSDHARVSQVEDAAPVDTTLIPNYGGHVAKVIFEGSERTPPILECRLRKRMLDAIIRLPDMSDELYGLLPATPLGRLPYMMHQHIDSALITAFVERW; this is encoded by the coding sequence ATggtcggctcaggtgacgaTGATACCGATTACGACGATTCTGTTAGTCAGGAAGAGTCTGTCGGTCACGATGAATCTTCCGGTcatcctgttgattggacgCTCGTCAGATGGCATACCAGTCAGTTTAGGACTAGAGGGCATAGCACGGCTGGCACTTCTGATCACGCAAGAGTCAGCCAGGTTGAGGATGCGGCTCCTGTTGACACCACTTTAATACCCAactacggtgggcacgtagcaaaggttatatttgagggatcggaaCGCAcgcctccgattttggaatgtCGTCTTAGGAAGAGGATGTTGGATGCGATCATCAGACTTCCGGACATGTCTGATGAGCTGTACGGGTTGTTACCTGCCACTCCTCTAGGTCGTCTGCCGTATATGATGCACCAACACATTGATAGTGCTCTTATTACGGCATTTGTTGAGAGGTGGTAG